The Aspergillus luchuensis IFO 4308 DNA, chromosome 6, nearly complete sequence genome segment GCACAAATCAATGCGGTGGCTACTGCGCGTCGACAAATGGGTCCATCTACAAATGGAATCTAGACCTGGGTGTATATCACACACATGTGACGGAACCTGGCTGTGATGTGTATGTACTGCGGAAATCTCGAGCCGCTTGTTCTCGTATCAAGTGTTTCCAGAAGAGATTTTTGTATATAAAGTTTGCGATGTGAAAGGACTGGCTGCAGAATAGATGCAATGATGGTACGTGAGAAGGTGATATGTGGAGAGATTACACGTTGAGATGATTCTAGAGCTAAAGGTGACTAATTGATCCTTAGATGCAGCGGATATTGCTGTTGTTGGCACTAACCATTGCGTTCTGGCTCCATTCTAGTTCCTCTCAGCGACTGCTGGCTAGTATTATGCATCTCCTACCGGTGTGACTGAGCAGAAAAAACATTATTTATCTGAGTGCAGCTACATCAAGGAGCCTAATAAAATGATATAAGAGCCACTCAAATGGGTACGGCATATTACAATTGCCATAGTAAGCCCAGGGAAGAGGCATACGCTATGAGATATGCGCCATAGACCAAAGGGGTTCTAATATACGCACGCAAGGAGTAGGGGGGAAACTGAAAGACCGTGTGGGATCTGCAGTGAACTAAGAGGCAGTTGTGTGCCGTTTTCTATTCATAATGATAGGGTACTAGAGGTAGAGGGTGGCTTATAGGGGAGTCTATGTCAATAAGAAAGCAACAAGCAAAAGCATAAACATGGCCACTTTCCTTCTATCCGTCTGTCTGCCCTTTTCAATCGACTCGTCAACAACGGACATGACTAGGTGCATGGACAGGGGActaaagcaaagcaaaacGAAATCATAAGAGTCGGGTCGGTCCAGACTAGTCTTCGATCGAGGGCTGCATGACAGCGCCAGGATCAGCATATGAGACTGGACTAGGCCGGTAACGCCACTCAAAACCAATGATCAGACACCTGTCCCGCTGGTGGCTGAATGCGTAGCTCATGAACCCCACCGTGGATATCCAAAGCTAATGTGAACAGTAggtgaaaaaaagaaagaacaaaagCAAATTGATGAAATGAAAAACCGGAGAGCAACGAAAGAGAGTCTAGAAGAACTTGCTCCCTGAGCCGCGCATGTAAATAGACGATGCCTCAATCAAGAGGAAAGGGGTCTCATGGAACAAACGAAGAGTAGAATACCGCCCAAGATCCTCTGCGCCCGCTAATGACCAGCCGGTAAAAGTAAAGGTGCATGCATGGGATGGAATGATATGGGAAAGAAGTGAGATAAAGAAATGGATGCAATACGTCGCACGGGGTATTTAAATAGCGAATCCGATGATgctttttgttttccttctGAAGCGCTTGTCATCTCCGCTCTTCTCGAGCTCGTTATTGCGGGGATTGGCCTGGACCGGGGTGGCCCATTGGTGGCGGGCTGCCAAACCCTGCTTGCTGGGCGGCTGCATCGTTCGTGTACATCGGATACTGGACCACACTCATGGGGGACATGCTGTTCACATCCTGCCAGGTGTTGAATCCCATAGCGGCCGGCTGGCCTGGGTATGAGACGGACACCGACTGTAGATCCGCTGCAGGAGGACTCTGGGGGTTTATTGGAGTTCCGGGGAAAGACTGGGCCGGACTGGTCATCCTTCTCTTGAGATCTGCCGGCGACGGCTGCACGAATTGACCTTGGTTCGGATACGGAATTGCCATGTCTGCGGGTTGTGCCGAGAATGTCATCGCACGTGTTGGCGGTACTTGCCAGACCGTCCCATCAGGCTGCATGGCATACGTGGGTGTCTGTGCCAGGCCTTGCGACTGCGACGGAACCGTGGGCGTTCCTGGCAGGGGCGAAGTGGTTGGCATCGGTGCCATGGGATTGGGCGTCGCACCCCAAACGTTCGTAGACATGTTCATCATCGCTTTGCCCGCGGGCATAGCCGCTAACATTTGAGGGTCTGTGATGGTCGTATACTCGTCCCACGGAACCCCGGTTTCCATTGGAGGGGGACCTACAAATTCCGCACCGACGCTGCGATCTGTTTCAGGCAATGGTCAACACACTTCACTCCAACATTCCTCCTGCTGGGTAGGGCCACAAACCTGGAGTAAATGGTGCCATCGGGTTGCTCGGGAAGGTCGCGGTATTGAAGGCGCCCACATCCGGATTCGAACCCAACGGCATGGGCTGATAAGTAAAGAAAGGCTCCGCTTGCTCTACCCCAGTCACATTCGGGGGTGACGAAGAAGCGGTCGAGGGGTCCGTCGAAGCGGTTTCTAAACGAGAACTGGGACGTGACTTCTTCTCGATCGGGGGCTGCTGGTCGACAGGGAAGAACTGGCATTCCTTCCGGAGGCGTATACAATTCTCGCATCGCCCTTGAGCATCATCTGGTGCGACAAGACATCGGATCTTTCGCCGCCGGCAGTGTACTGTCGCATAAGAAATGAGTATTCCAACGGAGACTACGGAGTACCGAGAGCTTACCACATGCGACAGAGGTGCGATGATATCCAAGCTTGTTGCGCTTTTTATCCGCAGTGGAAGATTCCATGACTGTGCCTTCTGATCTTGTTATCGGAGTGTTATCCTCGACAACCGCGGGCATAGCCCTATATATGATGCGATGAAAAACTGAAGACTGTATGCTTAGAGCACATTAATCGcacagagaaagaggaagggcaAGCTGATCGTCTCGAACCGCCCAAGTGCGCAGcgaaaattagatatttcGAATAAAGTTGAGGGATCGAGATGATGCAATATGCCGCGCTAGACAGTGAAAAGTGTCGAGTAGAAACAATATGTCACCAAGTCAGAAGCGCAAATAATTATAGCGATGACTATCGGGATATGTTGTTATGAGGTATTCTTCGTTCCAACGGTGCGCCTCCGCACTCGTTCCTTAGCGGGCAGGGTACTGTGGATAGCCACCACCTAGACTCGGATCTTGTCGATGGGTTTGGGCAGACCGAGTCGCAAGCACCGGTAAATGGCTGGACGTATATTATTTGGCTCGTCGCGTCGCTGCTAATCGTGGAGCGGGGCTTCAGGAGGGAGAAGCAATGTCCGAGAATATCGCAGGGTTCAATTTCTCCAAGCAGGATGATTTGTTGATAGCGGGTAATGGTGCACCGGCCTGCAAATTAAGGATcattaattatttagtagGGAGCCAGCAATCTGAATGCAGGTAATAAGAACAACAAGGATGCGAAAATAAGCGGGGAAACGTCGGATAGATAGGTAAAtgcgaaagaagaagactggACAGGACGTCGGACGATTGAAGGAAAGGCAAGCAGCGAGAAAAGGAAGGTGAAAGGTtggtggaagagggacgATAGTTCAAGTTGAGTGGAAAGacggtggtagtagtagtagtggtggtggtggtagtgtaGTGGTGGTCAAGTCGCAAAGGAAgccagtagtagtacttggtagtaagaggaaaggaaataCCGAGGACCTACTTCCGTCGTAGTAGTGGGTGCCCACTGCAGTAGTGGAATTGGTTGCTCGGGATCTAGGATCTCGGGACTTTGTGCGCGGTGGGATTTAGATTTTAACCCGGAgcgaaataatattattcttggGCTCCCGTTGGGAGGAAGTAAGTATGATGTATGAATTGTCTGTACAGCCAAGCTGggaggttttttttttttttcttttttaggGGACCGTGAAGGAACTGCAAAGAAAGGGGCTGTGGAAGCCAAATTAGGTGGAGGGTAGAGgtagagagaaaaaaaaaaacaaaaaaaagtaaaatagtaaatagggaaaaaaaaaaaataaaaaaaaaaataagaccaagtgagatggagaggaaaaaCAAGTTAAGGATAAACGGTAAATTAAATGggtaaaataaaaaataaatgtGTGCgcaaaagagagagagggagagggagaaagaagacagagggaggaataaaataaaaataaaaagactaCTGGGACGATTCAAGCACAATGGAGTTGAAATTCCATGGGGGTTATACCATGGGGGGGAAGctaaggaaggaaaaggaaggcagAAAGTAAGTCGCAAAGTGGATAATGGAGAATTAGCAGAAAGGAGTAAAGGGACAGAGACaaaagagcgagagagagaacaggaacaggaacaggGACAGGCACAGGAACCAGACAAGGCCCAGTGTCAAGAGTCAGTGGTTAAACTGTATGGGGAGAGAGGTATGAGACAAAGTGCTGATGATGccggcgatgacgaagagccAGATCAAGCAATCTAATATGCGTGGATTATTCGGAACCATTATTACCAAATCTTTCCttaaaggaaagaagaaatcgtgtgtctcctcccccccattCCCCCCCCCCAGTATTAAGGTACTGTCAGTGCTGAAGAATCAGGTCGGAGAACTAGCTCGCCTCAGGTGGGCAAGCCTTTACTAACCCAAGCTGAAACGCCAGGCTAGGTATGGAGACTactctttattattattattttttctttcttggaaatttaataattttttttttaccccattttctttctctggtTTACTATTAATATGCCCGAGGATGATACCATGGCGAAGAAAAGGCTGTACCTTTAGGTGACTATGGAGGAGTATTTAGTTAATGAATGTTAGTAGGCTTTGCGTCGGACTGCCCGACTGGCGGACTTGACCACTAGTCCAACATTTACTTCAGCTACTCGTTGGTAACTTCGACGTACCTGCCTAGCTGAATACTGATTTGCCCGATGTTATGTGAGATCCCTCCATACTACTACGATTAGTCGTTGGGAGTTGGTTGGGAGGCATTCCCAGACAGCAGTCCTGACAGCCTGAAGGTCTTCAGGCGCAGGGACAAGATGAATGACTGTCCAATTGAAACATCTCATCAAACCTACCAAGGCAGGCAGAGATTGACGAGTGTCTGAAAAGGGTGATGGCGGCATTCGAGAATATTAGCAGGGATCATTGCCGTCACATGGAATGTGGCTGTGTGGGATCTTAAGGTTGTCAAGTCGAGTCGAGgcgagccagaagaggaaaagaggaaaggaaggacgGAGACCATGGGAAAGGCTGGGCTGGACTGTATCCATCGAGTTCCTGGCATCAGAAAGTGGGATTGgtgataatatttttttttcccctgtGGACTGATGGAGATGCAAGTTGCAGCCCTTTATCCCAAAGGACCAGAACAGATGGTTGGTACCTTTGAGAGGGGAAACGAAGTACCTTGGGTTGGAGGTTGTCAAAAAGCCGGCAATAGAAAATACCCCAATCCATTATCATACCATCCGGAGCATGCGTGTGCATCGTGCATGGGGACCTAcctagtactccgtagtaagtaggtactCCATCCATTACTTTGCCTCTCAGATAGGCGTgcgtcggtcggtcggtgcGGACAGAGGAAAAAGATACCCCTGATCCCTCGCACCGCCCCGGCTGGTTCCTCCCAACTTCTCCCACCCTCGTCGTCCGTGGTCCCAAGAGGTCTGTGACAGACGCCTGTAACCAGACTTCGCCCAAGAcaagactagactagactcgTCTAGTCTACTTCACTTCAACTTCACGTACAAAGTAGTAGGAGGagtggggggtggggttCCCATGGAGGTATGcgttcttccctccctctttggGCTTAGCAGAggggagtgagagagagggggaaagagacaCGCTGATAGCTGAGACCTGTCAATCATTTGAAGAACTGGGGAATCTGGATCCCGGCTCTCATCCACTCAGCATCTGAAGAGCGTGGTTTTAAATTTAACTCCTCGTTGGGGCCAGGGTGACGGCCGCGATCGATTGGGCGGCCGCATGGGTCTGGCCGGAGACTGCAGCCAACCAGCGGCGCCCCAGCGCGAGGGACTTTCCCCTCTGGGCGAAGACGAAGGATTTCGTCCGGTCGCAAGATCGCCCAAAGCAGATTAGTGGCAAGGTGAAACAGAGACTCGAAGTTTGCTGAGCTTCGAGAAGCCCTGGagtcgtcatcctcgccaaGCGGTCACGCTGTTGATTGGTGAGCCGCCGCAGGGCATGGGGCAGGGGCCtaatcatcgtcatcctgaCTTGCACATTCCAGCAATCCCACTGGTGTTTCCACAGATGAGTTAATGAGGATGGACATGGGGcttcattttattttcattttcattttttttttgggtttctcttttgattattttttatttcgttttgataaaaaaaaatttttttttttctttctctttttctctctttacttcccccctctctcacCCTCTGATTTCGCTCGAACTGGATTCCACTGGACTAGGTGATATTCAGCAAATGCTCTGTTTCTCGCCTAACTCTGGAATGGTTCCTGCTACGACGGACACGCAACCAGACAATTCTAGTAGAAAAGAGCAGCGGCGCGCCCGCGTCAGTCAGCCAGTCGGCCATAGCGGCTATCTCTCAgcccatccacacccacaccatGCTGTGTACAGCCCAAGCCCAGCCCACATCCACGTCCATGCTGACTTCGTACCTGCATGTACCCTGGAAATATACTCCGCCATAAGAGGCAGAGAGAGTGAGACTGGATCTGTCAGAAATCAGGTGGGCCTCTTCCAAGCCAAGGTTTGATTTAAGGATCACATCTGCAATCCTAGTGTAGCCAGTGGGCTTGGCCTGGCCGAGTGTAGTGGTTTTTCTCAGTAAGGGATTGCGTTTGCAGTCGATCGCAGTAGTAGAAAGGAAACAGACTCCAATGGGAATTGTCAAGGTCGCATTCGGAGGTACTTCCAGAATCGTATGATGACAAGAAatcactgccactgccactactgttgttgctgctgctgctgttgctgctgattgatgatggcatGAGTGCTTTTACTAGTCTAGGCGAAAAGTCTACTTGTCCAGTTCGACATGGATGGGGACACTCACTCTACCTGGATCAGGCATATGTGTTTAGTTTAAAGTAATAGGCTTGCCTTCTCTTAGGGAACATGAGGGATGCGCGACTTTTGTTTATCTATtgttttaattaatttatatatatttacatagacttatttaatatatatatacaatcaaAGTATGGAATGGTGACATGCATGTAAACTACGCACTTAGCCAGCATTATAGCACCCATGCCAAACCCAAGCAGATTGCTTGGCCTTTCAGGGTCCTCTCGGGCCTccaatttattattagtagcgCTTTCGTTAGCCATGGATGGATAAATTCGGCTCCGAACTTagttcctttcccttcccagGATAAAATCATAGACACAACTCGGATGGTTTCCTCCACTTACCGTGTGCACTTTCTGGGCCATTACGTACCTGCGTAACTCCAAAAGGAACTTGGTGTATCCGCTGGACCCTTCAATTGATTAACTGACGGACAATGGCACGCTGTCCTTTTCTGGTTCGTAATTTCACAGATGGGAGACTGATGGAAAGCGTTACTGACgctctttctttattttttatttttttgattttattttttttaccaCTGATACTAGCtgcttggtgaagaaggtaTAATGGTAGATATTAAACATGTTATGCAATCTACAATGATGCTTGGTACATTAACTGGATTCAGCAAGATAGTCAGTGGTTAGGGAGATTCGGATAGTAAGGTACCTGGGACTAAAACGCGTGGATATTGCTACTTTGGTCAGCCTTTGCGTCGCTAGCGGGATCGGGCAGCCGATATACGTAAGCGAAGAGACGAAGATCGTTGGCAACTTCCACTTTTCTCCCTGAACACCGCAGTCACACCTCGCCCTAGCGCTGTTTAGTGG includes the following:
- a CDS encoding putative C6 finger domain protein (COG:S;~EggNog:ENOG410PQE0;~InterPro:IPR036864,IPR001138;~PFAM:PF00172;~go_function: GO:0000981 - DNA-binding transcription factor activity, RNA polymerase II-specific [Evidence IEA];~go_function: GO:0008270 - zinc ion binding [Evidence IEA];~go_process: GO:0006355 - regulation of transcription, DNA-templated [Evidence IEA]) gives rise to the protein MPAVVEDNTPITRSEGTVMESSTADKKRNKLGYHRTSVACVHCRRRKIRCLVAPDDAQGRCENCIRLRKECQFFPVDQQPPIEKKSRPSSRLETASTDPSTASSSPPNVTGVEQAEPFFTYQPMPLGSNPDVGAFNTATFPSNPMAPFTPDRSVGAEFVGPPPMETGVPWDEYTTITDPQMLAAMPAGKAMMNMSTNVWGATPNPMAPMPTTSPLPGTPTVPSQSQGLAQTPTYAMQPDGTVWQVPPTRAMTFSAQPADMAIPYPNQGQFVQPSPADLKRRMTSPAQSFPGTPINPQSPPAADLQSVSVSYPGQPAAMGFNTWQDVNSMSPMSVVQYPMYTNDAAAQQAGFGSPPPMGHPGPGQSPQ